The following are encoded together in the Actinoplanes sp. N902-109 genome:
- a CDS encoding alpha/beta fold hydrolase yields MSSARPPVSRRRAKQVGIAGAVVGVAAAGLATAFAVERALVRRSVNAPGDPYVDEVFGDQPFDSELTVTAADGTDLHVEIVEPKRPSGKPTIVFVHGFALDMGTFFFQRKELTEQGEHRMVFYDQPGHGRSGRLESGNYDIAALGKSLAAILDATVPDGHIILVGHSMGGMTIMAFAEQYPEWFGKRVTGVVLMSTSAGLIDKSRIGIQSLVARASAPFFPLWGASARVGGGAIDRARFVSSDLAWLLTRRYGFGDPKPSPSLVTFVEQMNSKTSVETLTKYLHTLYTHNRFPALSALKGVPVLVMVGTKDYLTPVTHSEEILRHLPDAELVKIDNSGHVVMLEKADEVNAILLPFLDKIS; encoded by the coding sequence GTGAGTTCAGCCAGGCCGCCGGTCAGCCGTCGACGGGCCAAGCAGGTCGGCATCGCGGGCGCCGTCGTCGGTGTGGCGGCGGCCGGGCTGGCCACCGCGTTCGCCGTCGAGCGGGCGCTGGTGCGGCGGTCGGTGAATGCGCCCGGTGATCCGTACGTGGACGAGGTTTTCGGTGATCAGCCGTTCGACTCGGAGCTGACGGTCACCGCGGCCGACGGCACCGATCTGCACGTGGAGATCGTCGAGCCCAAACGGCCGTCGGGCAAACCCACGATCGTCTTCGTGCATGGGTTCGCGCTGGACATGGGCACCTTCTTCTTCCAGCGCAAGGAGCTCACCGAGCAGGGCGAGCACCGCATGGTCTTCTACGACCAGCCCGGGCACGGACGCTCCGGCCGGCTCGAGAGCGGCAACTACGACATCGCCGCGCTCGGCAAGTCGCTGGCGGCGATCCTGGACGCCACCGTTCCCGACGGGCACATCATCCTGGTCGGACACTCGATGGGCGGCATGACCATCATGGCGTTCGCCGAGCAGTATCCCGAGTGGTTCGGCAAGCGGGTGACCGGCGTGGTGCTGATGTCCACCTCGGCCGGCCTGATCGACAAGTCCAGGATCGGCATCCAGTCGCTGGTGGCCCGGGCGAGCGCGCCGTTCTTCCCGCTGTGGGGCGCGTCGGCCCGGGTCGGCGGCGGCGCGATCGACCGTGCCCGGTTCGTCTCGTCCGACCTGGCGTGGCTGCTCACCCGCCGGTACGGGTTCGGCGACCCCAAGCCCAGCCCGTCGTTGGTCACGTTCGTGGAGCAGATGAACTCCAAGACGTCGGTCGAGACGCTGACCAAATACCTGCACACGCTCTACACCCACAACCGGTTCCCGGCGCTGTCGGCGCTCAAGGGCGTGCCGGTGCTGGTGATGGTCGGCACCAAGGATTACCTGACACCGGTGACGCACTCCGAGGAGATTCTGCGCCACCTGCCCGACGCGGAGCTCGTGAAGATCGACAACAGCGGTCACGTCGTCATGCTGGAAAAGGCGGACGAGGTCAACGCGATCCTGCTCCCGTTCCTGGACAAGATCTCATGA
- the tsaE gene encoding tRNA (adenosine(37)-N6)-threonylcarbamoyltransferase complex ATPase subunit type 1 TsaE: MTTTGIRLCTVDETQAFGRRLAGVLRAGDLLLLTGPLGAGKTALVQGIGAGLGVLGAITSPTFVIARVHRPDPARGGSVPLVHADAYRLGDAADPRAEIDDLDLDASAEDAVTVVEWGAGLVEQLNDEYLAVRIDRLDDDTRVIDLVPYGGDWAQRLEKLGSTPQGVTLPGVTPSGASSPGSVPGLD; the protein is encoded by the coding sequence ATGACCACCACGGGGATCAGGCTGTGCACGGTGGACGAGACGCAGGCTTTCGGCCGGCGGCTGGCCGGGGTGCTGCGCGCCGGTGACCTGTTGCTGCTGACCGGACCGCTGGGCGCCGGCAAGACCGCGCTCGTCCAGGGCATCGGCGCCGGGCTCGGCGTACTCGGCGCCATCACCTCACCGACGTTCGTGATCGCCCGGGTGCACCGGCCCGATCCGGCGCGCGGCGGTTCGGTGCCGCTGGTGCATGCGGACGCCTACCGGCTGGGCGACGCCGCCGACCCGCGGGCCGAGATCGACGACCTGGATCTCGACGCCTCGGCCGAGGACGCGGTCACGGTGGTCGAGTGGGGCGCGGGGCTGGTCGAGCAGCTCAACGACGAATATCTGGCCGTGCGCATCGACCGCCTCGACGACGACACCCGGGTGATCGACCTCGTGCCGTACGGCGGCGACTGGGCGCAACGTCTGGAAAAGCTCGGCTCGACCCCGCAAGGCGTGACGTTGCCGGGCGTCACTCCGTCGGGTGCGTCGTCGCCCGGTTCGGTGCCTGGACTCGACTAG